A part of Armatimonadota bacterium genomic DNA contains:
- a CDS encoding multicopper oxidase domain-containing protein gives MSKDKPSENNEETLGRRELLKLGGIGLGTGLMGNAFGQQGHRATAQQQVSQWPSAFDPLETHPPYPPRDRPKPGEKIHVHDIEVTIEVHEIVPGVQTHMFMFNKSYPGPEIRVKEGDWVQINLKNSSPEFHTIHWHGIMVPMEMDGVPLGTQWPVGPNQEFRYLWKAQPAGTHFYHCHVMTTLHQQAGLVGSLIVEPKEPDIVQKTFPYKREYTMILSELDTNFVRNMMSEMVEMGVQMERMNHSAKMMREMNGKMMGWFKSKEEFVKAVKNGYIPPYLAARTGTAMPITPNYFMINGKSYPMTDPLMIRRDENIRVRLIAGGFMPHFIHLHGHDFWHVCQDGSPLAAPVRMNTIPIYPGTTSDIVIQGTNPGFWHFHDHSDLCTTNNGQHPGGMMTMLMYEDAREAGIKWEEVIAISS, from the coding sequence ATGAGCAAAGACAAACCAAGTGAAAACAACGAGGAAACTCTCGGTCGGCGAGAACTCCTCAAGCTAGGAGGTATCGGACTCGGAACCGGACTCATGGGCAATGCTTTCGGGCAACAAGGGCACAGGGCTACTGCGCAGCAACAGGTGTCGCAGTGGCCCTCGGCCTTCGATCCGCTAGAAACCCATCCGCCGTACCCGCCGCGCGACCGCCCGAAACCGGGCGAAAAGATTCATGTTCACGACATCGAGGTAACGATTGAGGTTCACGAAATCGTGCCGGGCGTCCAGACCCACATGTTCATGTTCAACAAGTCGTATCCCGGCCCGGAAATTAGGGTCAAGGAAGGCGACTGGGTGCAGATCAATCTTAAAAACAGCAGTCCCGAATTCCATACCATTCATTGGCACGGCATCATGGTCCCCATGGAAATGGACGGCGTGCCCCTGGGAACTCAGTGGCCAGTTGGTCCTAACCAGGAGTTCCGATATCTGTGGAAGGCGCAGCCGGCCGGCACGCACTTCTATCATTGCCACGTTATGACAACGCTCCACCAACAGGCGGGTCTTGTCGGATCTCTGATCGTCGAGCCCAAGGAGCCCGATATCGTGCAGAAGACGTTCCCGTACAAGCGCGAATACACCATGATCTTGAGCGAACTTGACACCAATTTCGTTCGCAACATGATGTCCGAGATGGTTGAGATGGGCGTCCAAATGGAGCGAATGAACCACAGCGCAAAGATGATGCGAGAAATGAACGGCAAGATGATGGGTTGGTTCAAATCGAAAGAGGAGTTCGTGAAGGCGGTCAAGAACGGGTACATCCCGCCGTATCTGGCGGCGAGAACCGGAACGGCAATGCCCATCACGCCGAACTACTTCATGATCAACGGAAAGTCGTATCCGATGACCGATCCCCTCATGATTCGGCGCGACGAGAACATTCGGGTCCGGCTCATTGCCGGAGGCTTCATGCCGCACTTCATCCACCTTCATGGGCATGACTTCTGGCACGTCTGCCAAGACGGATCGCCCCTGGCGGCGCCGGTGCGGATGAACACAATTCCAATCTATCCTGGCACAACCAGCGACATTGTAATCCAAGGTACGAACCCGGGATTCTGGCATTTCCACGACCATAGCGATCTGTGTACGACCAATAACGGCCAACATCCGGGCGGGATGATGACCATGCTAATGTACGAAGATGCTCGTGAGGCGGGCATCAAGTGGGAAGAGGTCATCGCGATCAGCTCATAG